In a genomic window of Scomber japonicus isolate fScoJap1 chromosome 17, fScoJap1.pri, whole genome shotgun sequence:
- the trmt6 gene encoding tRNA (adenine(58)-N(1))-methyltransferase non-catalytic subunit TRM6, producing MADNGGDEEYRIKEGDYVVLKRGDIYKAVQIQTRKKVIFEKQWFFLDNAVGHLYSTKFEIVSGGTLQPQARKSTDSSSDAKEAGTDNRNILDDGKSQKLTRDDIETLKEQGLKGQEIIQQLIDNSSTFRDKTEYAQDKYIKKKKKKYENTVTILKPSCRILAMMYHGREPGKICHLRYDTLSQMLTLANIHAGSKVLVFETCAGLVLGSVMDRMGGYGSVIQMYPGGGPVRAGVESFGFPAHFHNMLHDFPICHVNALLAGTLDTTAKDLSSSDSKQSDVAAEEEQTQPEAKQQDSPEEQSMETNTGTDDGQDQEKEEKERRKEAKAQEKKVKLEEKRKKLAAAAALLEDRKADGLVIASRFHPCPVLMSLLKFLAPSRPFVVYSQFKEPLIECYTKLREQGGTVNLRLTDTWLRHYQVLPNRTHPVLLMSGGGGYLLSGTTISTDRSKPPGPQRVEEPAPKRPKLTDTVV from the exons ATGGCGGACAACGGCGGAGACGAAGAGTACAGAATTAAAGAGGGCGACTACGTTGTATTGAAACGGGGAGATATCTATAAAGCTGTGCAAATACAAACGAGAAA GAAGGTGATCTTTGAGAAGCAGTGGTTCTTCCTGGACAATGCGGTGGGCCATCTGTACAGCACTAAATTTGAGATTGTGTCGGGAGGGACCCTGCAGCCTCAAGCACGCAAGAGCACAGATAGCTCCTCAG ATGCCAAGGAGGCCGGCACAGATAACAGAAACATTTTGGACGATGGGAAATCCCAGAAATTAACCAGGGATGACATTGAGACGCTCAAAGAGCAAGGTCTGAAGGGTCAG GAAATCATTCAGCAGCTAATAGATAACAGCTCAACATTCAGAGACAAGACTGAGTATGCCCAGGAtaagtacatcaagaagaaaaagaagaa GTATGAAAATACTGTGACCATTCTAAAACCTTCCTGTCGCATCCTGGCTATGATGTACCATGGTCGGGAACCAGGGAAGATCTG CCACCTGCGCTATGACACACTTTCCCAGATGTTGACTCTGGCTAACATCCACGCTGGCAGCAAAGTTTTGGTGTTTGAGACTTGTGCTGGCCTTGTGCTGGGATCTGTGATGGATAGAATGGGAG GCTACGGCTCAGTAATCCAAATGTACCCAGGAGGTGGGCCAGTTCGGGCGGGAGTGGAGAGCTTTGGCTTCCCTGCGCATTTTCACAATATGCTGCACGACTTTCCCATCTGCCATGTCAACGCTCTGCTGGCAGGAACACTGGACACCACTGCCAAAGACCTCAGTAGTTCTG ATTCAAAGCAGTCTGATGTGGCTGCTGAGGAGGAACAAACCCAGCCTGAGGCAaagcagcaggacagtccaGAGGAACAGAGTATGGAGACAAACACTGGCACTGATGATGGCCAGGAccaggaaaaagaagagaaggagagacgcAAAGAAGCCAAA gctCAGGAAAAAAAGGTGAAACTGGAGGAGAAGCGAAAGAAGCTGGCAGCGGCTGCCGCCCTGCTAGAGGACAGAAAAGCAGACGG GTTGGTTATAGCCAGTCGCTTTCACCCGTGTCCAGTCCTGATGAGCCTGCTGAAATTCCTCGCACCTTCCAGGCCTTTTGTAGTATACTCCCAATTCAAAGAG CCTCTTATTGAGTGCTACACCAAACTCAGGGAACAGGGCGGTACCGTCAACCTCAGACTCACAGACACCTGGCTCAGGCATTACCAG GTATTGCCAAACAGGACACATCCTGTGCTACTGAtgagtgggggtgggggctACCTCCTCTCAGGGACAACAATCTCCACGGACCGCTCCAAACCTCCAGGCCCGCAGAGAGTTGAGGAACCAGCGCCAAAGAGACCGAAACTGACAGACACTGTAGTGTAA